Proteins encoded together in one Porites lutea chromosome 2, jaPorLute2.1, whole genome shotgun sequence window:
- the LOC140925650 gene encoding solute carrier family 23 member 2-like has protein sequence MREIQGAIMMTGLIQIVIGFAGVVGFFLRFIGPLTIAPTITLMGISLFSEAAESAGKHWGISMMTIALLVIFSQYLSRFDVPLPAFSRDRGCHVIRYPLFRSFPVSMIQKLLLVFLLQIIMAIVSSWVICAIITAAGGFPSDPNNPNYLARTDRELSVLEEAKWFRFPYPGQWGTPTVSYAGVLGMLTGLLASLIESVGDYHACARLSGAPPPPKHAMNRGIAAEGIGVFVAGAFGCGIDTTAYGENIGAIGITKVGSLRVIQVGGFLFMIFGMLGKFGALFVTIPDPIIGGVFMVMFGMITAVGISNLQYADMNSSRNLFIVGFSLVFGLAVPHYMSDHMDAIQTEFKTATVG, from the exons ATGAGAGAG ATTCAAGGCGCCATAATGATGACAGGACTGATTCAAATTGTGATTGGCTTCGCTGGTGTTGTTGGGTTTTTCCTTCGCTTTATTGGGCCTCTAACAATCGCACCTACAATTACGTTGATGGGTATATCACTGTTCAGCGAGGCAGCTGAAAGCGCAG GCAAACACTGGGGAATTTCAATGAT GACTATCGCGTTACTCGTCATTTTTTCGCAATATCTGAGTAGATTCGACGTTCCGCTTCCTGCCTTTAGCAGAGATCGAGGCTGTCATGTTATTCGCTACCCATTGTTCAGATCTTTTCCTGTGAGTATGATTCA GAAATTGCTTCTTGTGTTTCTTTTACAGATTATCATGGCCATAGTATCATCCTGGGTCATTTGTGCCATCATCACTGCCGCGGGAGGTTTCCCTTCAGATCCCAACAATCCTAATTACTTGGCGAGAACTGACCGCGAACTCAGTGTGTTAGAGGAGGCTAAATGGTTTAGATTCCCATACCCAG GTCAGTGGGGAACCCCAACTGTCAGTTACGCAGGCGTTCTTGGAATGCTGACTGGGTTACTCGCCTCCCTTATTGAGTCAGTGGGAGATTACCACGCATGCGCCAGATTATCAGGGGCTCCTCCACCCCCTAAACATGCGATGAATCGTGGAATTGCTGCTGAGGGAATCGGAGTCTTTGTGGCGGGAGCGTTTGGTTGTGGGATTGATACAACCGCTTACGGTGAAAACATTGGAGCCATTGGAATCACGAAG GTTGGAAGTCTTCGCGTGATCCAAGTTGGCGGCTTTTTGTTTATGATCTTTGGCATGCTTGGTAAATTTGGTGCGCTGTTTGTGACCATTCCAGACCCTATCATTGGTGGAGTTTTCATGGTCATGTTTGGAATGATCACTGCTGTTGGAATCTCGAATCTGCAATATGCTGACATGAATTCCTCCAGGAACTTGTTCATTGTTGGATTTTCTCTCGTATTTGGATTGGCTGTTCCTCATTACATGAGTGATCATATGGACGCAATTCAGACAG AGTTCAAGACAGCGACTGTAGGCTGa
- the LOC140925652 gene encoding uncharacterized protein yields the protein MFTVSSLRLYADDTTQYTADYSPVVLQHSLNHDMEKLSSWFASNYLQVNEDKTQAMILGNSSYRYDLEFAGTPIDINNHLKILGICLDNKLSFKKHISIMLKKVYSKIGALRRLKRLVPANTTLLLYKSFVLSHFENCNSLLLGIGKTLNKKLEDANYYGLRTIMNMGKSTDYESILRMADMNTLEHRRIEQSLVIFFKCFKENGPGYVANLFKP from the coding sequence ATGTTCACCGTTTCTTCCCTCCGCCTCTATGCAGACGATACAACTCAATATACTGCGGATTATAGCCCAGTTGTTCTTCAACACTCATTAAACCATGACATGGAAAAACTATCTTCTTGGTTTGCCTCTAACTATCTACAGGTTAATGAGGACAAGACCCAGGCGATGATCCTTGGGAACTCATCCTATCGATACGACCTGGAGTTTGCCGGCACTCCCATTGATATTAACAACCATTTAAAGATCCTAGGAATATGTTTAGATAACAAATTATCCTTTAAGAAACATATAAGCATCATGCTGAAGAAAGTATATTCCAAGATAGGCGCACTTCGCCGCCTTAAGCGTTTAGTACCGGCAAATACCACGTTGCTTCTTTACAAGAGCTTTGTGTTGTCACATTTTGAAAACTGCAACTCTTTACTTTTGGGTATAGGTAAAACACTTAACAAGAAACTGGAAGATGCGAACTATTATGGTCTACGAACTATAATGAACATGGGGAAAAGTACCGATTATGAATCAATTCTTAGGATGGCAGATATGAATACCTTGGAACATAGACGCATAGAACAATCCTTagtgatattttttaaatgtttcaaggAGAATGGTCCAGGCTATGTAGCCAATTTATTCAAACCCTGA